A window of Negativicutes bacterium genomic DNA:
TGCAAAAACACTTCTGGCGATCCGACGTTCTGTCTTGGCTCGTATTTCCACTCTGGAAACAGCCGATGTCAGACTATCCAGAGTTTGGACCCGTCTGCTGAACTATCTCAACTTCGTCATGGGGGCTGTCGGCAATGACAGCCAAACCAATGAGACATTAGAGAGCTTCGAACAAGTGCTCGCGCGGCTTGAGCAAGTTTTGGAACATGATCATCTTTCCAAGGTGGAAATGAGCATGATTCTGAAAGACTTGGATCAATTAACCGCTGCTTAGTCTGATCAAAGATACCGAAAGGAAGAGAGTAGAATGCACCGTTTTCAAGGTATTTACGCGCCAATCGCCACCCCGTTTAGCAAAGGTGAAATTGACTGGGATGCGTTAAAACATAACATTAACTTTTATAATCAATCGAAATTAGCCGGTCTGGTCGTGCTGGGTTCCAACGGCGAATTTGCGATGCTCACCTACGATGAGAAGGTGGAATTGGTCAGCTATGTACGCAAGTATTTGCGTTCCGACAAAAAAATCATCGCCGGTTCCGGCTGTGAATCAACCCGTGAGACAATTCAGTTGTCCAACAGTTGTGCCGATGTGGGAGCGGACGCCGCCCTGGTCGTGACGCCGTGGTATTACAAAGACAGTTACAAAGACGAGGTTCTCAAGGCGCATTATACGGCGGTTGCCGATGCTTGCGTCATTCCGGTCATGCTTTACAACATGCCGCGCAATGCCGGGGTCAATATGTCGGCATCCCTGGTCTGCGATTTGGCGAAGCACGGCAATATTGTCGGTGTCAAAGACTCCGGCGGCGATATCGTACAAATCACAAACATAATCAACGGCACTCCGGCTGATTTCAGCGTTTTTGCCGGTTCAGCCAGTTTCCTCTATGCAACCCTGGCTTTGGGTGGTGTTGGCGGCACGCTGGCGGTCGCCAATCTGCTGCCGGATCTTTGCGTCGAATTAATGCAGGCGGTGCAGGACGGAAAACATGCCCGCGCAGTTGAAATACAGGCGGAACTCATGGCGGTCAACGCCGCCGTCACTTCCCGCTTTGGCATACCCGGTTTGAAAAAGGCGATGGATCTCATCGGCTTAAAGGGCGGTCAGCCGCGTCTGCCGCTGCAGCCGTTGGACGATGCCAAAACAAGCGAACTGAAAAAAATTCTGGCAGGT
This region includes:
- the dapA gene encoding 4-hydroxy-tetrahydrodipicolinate synthase; the protein is MHRFQGIYAPIATPFSKGEIDWDALKHNINFYNQSKLAGLVVLGSNGEFAMLTYDEKVELVSYVRKYLRSDKKIIAGSGCESTRETIQLSNSCADVGADAALVVTPWYYKDSYKDEVLKAHYTAVADACVIPVMLYNMPRNAGVNMSASLVCDLAKHGNIVGVKDSGGDIVQITNIINGTPADFSVFAGSASFLYATLALGGVGGTLAVANLLPDLCVELMQAVQDGKHARAVEIQAELMAVNAAVTSRFGIPGLKKAMDLIGLKGGQPRLPLQPLDDAKTSELKKILAGVGLL